The DNA segment CCCCCCCCCCATGAGGTGTTTTTTAGATAAAAATCTTAACATGTAAATCCTTTTTGTATATGTTTATAATATTGCAATCAATACTATATTTATATTTTTAGTATGAATTACAAATAACTTTTCAACAACAAAGTAATGTTAATACTATATTTATAAATTTAAGCTTAAAAATAAACAATAATAAAATATTAGTATAATAATAAGGTATTATGAACGTTTGAATGTGTTGGGATATCGGGAGTTTGAAGCATTTAAACACTTAAATTTAATTTTTTCCTTTTCTTAACATTCTGATTAAAAATCTTGCAGGATGAGTAGCATGTAAAAAATCTTTTTCTATTTTTGGCTCATCAAAGATTAATGCGCTAAGTATTCTAGCTCCAATAATAGCACTAGCAAAAGCCCTAGATCCATGAGCAATAGAAAAATACAAAGGAATAAAATCATTTGGTGCTACTTGACTTTTATTTTTATGCCATAAAAGCGCCTTATAACTTTGCATATAAAAATTTTCATCATAGGCTTGACCTATTATGGCAAATCTATCACTAGAATATGATCTAAATCCTACTTTTCCACCCATAATTTCTAAATTTTCAACATGCAAAAATTCTTTTATATTCTCAATATTTTGCAAATCATCCTTTTTTAAAAGCGTTATATCTTGATTAAGCCTATCATAACTTGCACCAATAAGTTGCAAATTTAATTCTTCATTGATAGGACAAATATAGCCTTTTGAGGATAAAGCATGAGAATTTTTTAAAAATGGTTTTAAATGAGTACATTGTCCTCTAACACTGCTTAATTTCATATGTTTATACTCTAAAAAATTCTTAATATCAGCGCCTTGAGCATAAATTAACACATCATAATCTTTTAATGTTTTTTGATTGCTAAATTGCAAAGAAAATTTTTCATTTTCATAAGAATAATCTTTAAATTCATGCTCAAAAAATACCCTAGCCTTACTTTTTTGCAAAAGCATTTTAACAAGCTCTTGGGGTTTTATACATGCTCCATCTTTTAAAAAAGCTTGATTGTTAATAATTTCAAATAAAACATTATCTTTTTGACTATCAAAACGCTCTTGCATAAGTTCATTATGAGCAAATTCATAAACCCCTTGTGGAATTAAATTTAAAATTTGCCTATAAAATCTACTAGCCTCTAAAAAAGCATATTGTGAAAACTCACCCAATAAAACATCAGGTTTTAAAATCAAAGAGCTTAAAATTCCATTGATATTTCCAGAAGCACCTTTTCCTAATGAATTTTCTTTTTCAAAAACATCTACTTGAACATTTCTTAAAGAAAGCTCACAAGCTATACTAGCTCCGGCTATACCTGCTCCGATGATGGCTATTTTTTGTATCTCTTTTTTTAAACTTGGAGTACTAAAATAAGCAAATTTATCTTCAAACTCAAGGCCATTAAAAACAGCCTGTATCATTTCCCTTTTTCTAAAACCTTTAATTTTTTGTACTTGAAAATTATTATTAATTAAAGCTTTTTTTAAAATGCTTGCAGAGGAAAAGGTCAAAATCTTGGCATTTATTTTTGAATTTTTGGCAACTTTGTTTATAATATCCTCATCAAACATCTCTTGATTTTTAGCAGGAGCAAAACCATCTAAATACCAAACATCAGCTTTAAAGTCTAAATTTTGCAACTTTTCTTTAGCATCGCCAAATACCAAATCTAAAAAACAATCTTGAAAATAAAATCTATAAACTCCATCTTTACATGGGGGATAAAATTTTAAAAACTGTTCTAAAAGCTCTTTAAATTCCTCATAAAAACCAAGATTTTTATAAATTTCTCTTAATGTTTCTTTTTCTATATAAAAATTTTCAAAACTAAGATAAAATAGTCTTTGATTTTCTTTTTTTTCTTTTATAAAACGCTTTAAAGTAAGGAAAAAATTTAAACCTATACCAAAACCAAGCTCTGCAATGATAGTTTGTTTTGTTTGAAATTCAAAAGCATTAGTGTAGATAAATTCACTCTCGCTTAAACCATCGCTAGAATTAAAATAATAATCATCAAAATCTAAAGAAAAAGGCGCATTGTTTTTAATGATAATATTTGCTTTTTTCATTGATTTTTATAAAAATAACTCTCTATGCCATTAGCAATACCAATAGCTAATAATTCTTGGAAATTTTTATTTGTTAATCTATTCCTTTCACTAGGATGACTAATATAACCTGTCTCAATCAATATAGCAGGCATTTGCGCACCCACTAAAACCCAAAATGGAGCTTCTCTAACTCCACCATCCACAACTTTA comes from the Campylobacter sp. CNRCH_2014_0184h genome and includes:
- the mnmC gene encoding bifunctional tRNA (5-methylaminomethyl-2-thiouridine)(34)-methyltransferase MnmD/FAD-dependent 5-carboxymethylaminomethyl-2-thiouridine(34) oxidoreductase MnmC, which codes for MKKANIIIKNNAPFSLDFDDYYFNSSDGLSESEFIYTNAFEFQTKQTIIAELGFGIGLNFFLTLKRFIKEKKENQRLFYLSFENFYIEKETLREIYKNLGFYEEFKELLEQFLKFYPPCKDGVYRFYFQDCFLDLVFGDAKEKLQNLDFKADVWYLDGFAPAKNQEMFDEDIINKVAKNSKINAKILTFSSASILKKALINNNFQVQKIKGFRKREMIQAVFNGLEFEDKFAYFSTPSLKKEIQKIAIIGAGIAGASIACELSLRNVQVDVFEKENSLGKGASGNINGILSSLILKPDVLLGEFSQYAFLEASRFYRQILNLIPQGVYEFAHNELMQERFDSQKDNVLFEIINNQAFLKDGACIKPQELVKMLLQKSKARVFFEHEFKDYSYENEKFSLQFSNQKTLKDYDVLIYAQGADIKNFLEYKHMKLSSVRGQCTHLKPFLKNSHALSSKGYICPINEELNLQLIGASYDRLNQDITLLKKDDLQNIENIKEFLHVENLEIMGGKVGFRSYSSDRFAIIGQAYDENFYMQSYKALLWHKNKSQVAPNDFIPLYFSIAHGSRAFASAIIGARILSALIFDEPKIEKDFLHATHPARFLIRMLRKGKN